In the genome of Pseudopipra pipra isolate bDixPip1 chromosome 4, bDixPip1.hap1, whole genome shotgun sequence, one region contains:
- the CCKAR gene encoding cholecystokinin receptor type A gives MEIVDASFLGNNTNITAFLCNIILENDTFYCVDDPPYPSKDFHQIIRILLYCLIFLLSVLGNILVITVLIRNKRMRTVTNTFLLSLAVSDLMLCLFCMPFTLIPNLLKDFIFGSAVCKTATYFMGVSVSVSTFNLVAISLERYSAICKPLQSRVWQTKSHALRVIAATWCVSFTIMSPYPIYSKLVPFTKYTNTTANMCRLIWPSDVIQQSWYTFLLLTLFLIPGIIMMVAYGLISLELYRGIKFDASQRKSSRERKISTCSAKYEDGDGCYLNKSKRKRKMPLKQLSAMSHSKIERVRSSSSSANLMAKKLVIRMLMVIVVLFFICWTPIFSVNAWRAFDTASADQRLSGAPISFIHLLSYTSACVNPIIYCFMNKRFRMGFVATFTCCAKQRPPATRGEAGDEEEGKTTGASLSKSSYTHVTVSAPP, from the exons ATGGAAATAGTTGATGCAAGCTTCCTTGGGAACAATACCAACATTACTGCTTTCCTGTGCAATATCATCTTGGAAAATGACACTTTTTACTGTGTGGATGATCCACCTTATCCTTCTAAAG ATTTCCATCAGATAATTCGAATTCTGCTGTATTGTTTGATATTCTTACTCAGCGTTTTGGGGAACATTCTGGTAATTACAGTGCTGATAAGAAATAAGCGGATGAGAACAGTCACCAACACGTTTCTGCTGTCACTAGCAGTCAGCGACCTGATGCTCTGCCTTTTCTGCATGCCTTTCACCCTCATTCCCAACCTgctgaaagattttattttcgGTAGTGCTGTTTGCAAAACTGCCACTTATTTCATGG GTGTCTCTGTAAGTGTATCTACATTCAACCTGGTTGCCATATCTTTGGAGAGATACAGTGCCATTTGCAAACCGCTGCAGTCCAGGGTCTGGCAGACAAAATCTCATGCCTTGAGAGTGATTGCTGCTACCTGGTGTGTCTCCTTCACTATCATGTCACCATACCCAATCTACAGCAAACTGGTACCTTTCACCAAGTATACCAACACCACAGCAAATATGTGCCGGCTCATTTGGCCAAGTGATGTCATTCAGCAGTCTTG GTACACTTTTCTGCTACTCACACTCTTTCTTATTCCTGGAATTATAATGATGGTTGCATATGGCCTAATTTCTTTGGAACTCTATAGAGGAATAAAATTTGATGCCAGCCAGAGAAAATCTTCACGAG aaagaaaaataagtaccTGCAGTGCCAAATACGAGGATGGAGATGGATGCTACCtcaacaaaagcaaaaggaaaaggaaaatgccaTTGAAACAGCTCTCTGCTATGAGCCACAGCAAGATAGAGAGggtgagaagcagcagctcttctgccAACTTAATGGCCAAGAAACTCGTGATCCGTATGTTGATGGTGatagtggttttgtttttcatttgctgGACTCCCATCTTCAGTGTCAATGCCTGGCGCGCGTTCGACACCGCTTCAGCAGACCAGCGTCTCTCAGGGGCTCCCATCTCCTTCATACACTTGTTGTCCTACACTTCTGCTTGTGTGAACCCCATCATATACTGCTTCATGAACAAGCGTTTCCGCATGGGCTTTGTAGCCACTTTCACCTGCTGTGCAAAGCAAAGGCCCCCCGCCACACGGGGAGAGGCTGGTgatgaggaggaggggaagacGACAGGGGCTTCACTCTCCAAAAGTTCTTACACGCACGTGACTGTGTCTGCACCACCCTGA